The Malus sylvestris chromosome 8, drMalSylv7.2, whole genome shotgun sequence genomic interval CGACCCGTACAGCGGCGGACAATTATGGGGTAAGCGTTAATTGCAATTATATGCTTATTTCTCATGTCTCCAATATGTTTTAATACTTTTTAGTCTACATGTTATTGTATTTTGCAATTATGTATATtttaaatagacacttattttaTGATATGTAATAAATTAACTTAAATTCGTCTAGTCCGCCTAAGCACTAAGTCCTAGCCCCCCGCCTAACTAGCACCTAGCGTCTCTTAGAACATGGCGTGTTAGTAGAAGCATTGAGTTGACTTTTTCCAGTCTTCTTGATTGCTTTTTACAACTGGTTCATATGATAATTAGCAATGATCAGTTATGAGTAATGGCCCTTGCTTAAATGagttcataatttcatatacaAGTTCTATGATAACCATttgccttttaattttttagttcggttattttacaaaattagaaCCTTCAACAGTTCTTCTGTGCAAGTATTAGGGAATCATTGTTTGTTTTTAATTGCAGTGAGGCTAAACGTTAAAAGGGCTAGTGAGTACAAGTATCTTAATCAGAGTGATTGTTTGGAAATTGATGGTGTAGGTGATGCGCGGAAGTTTCATATACTTCTGGTAAGTAAACAGATAGTTGTTTATATCACCATTCAAGCAGTCAATACACTTTCTTTTCTGGTTTGTTCCTTCTATAACCAAAGTGTCACtttcttccttgttttattgttttCGCATCTTCTCAGGAAGTGCTGATGTTGTTCAAGTCTGTAAGGAAGATCAAGAACACATGCTTTCATTGCTGGCCGCAGTGTTATGGCTGGGAAACATATCATTTCAAGCAATTGACAATGAGAAGCATGTGGAAGTGTTGGCTGATGAAGGTAATATACAGGTCATTCACTTGGTGATCTTTCCGTGGGATCTTTTGCATACAATGCTGATTCTAAGCCAGTTGCATTCCTGGCTTGGATTTTTAGTGATAGTTCTAACTACTTAGCTTTTATATTTGGTCATTAACTGCATCACTGGAATGGCATTTTTAGGTCCACAACTGCAGTCATATTATTGAGCAGTGTTAAGAGTGTGACCTTTAAGATTTTGTCTATCCCAAGTTTTGTCTGAGATTTTCCTCAGTTTCTGATTTCATTCCATGTCAACTATCTGCAGTCTCagaatgtgtttgttttgttagATTGACACTCAACCTGTTAGTTTATGTAACAATCTATGCTTGAGTCCTGACAGCTattaaatgcattttttttttatgaaaatgaggcttgttttttctttctttctcttgtatTCAGGCAATTGTTGCAAGAAAGGTATTGGCAAAATTTATCTTTGTGAGCTTGTTTGACTGGCTTGTAGAACAAATTAACTAGTCACTTGCAGTGGGGAAATGCTGTACTGGGAGATCCATCAGTATACTTGGTATTTACGGGTTTGAGTCATTCCAGGTAATAATATATACTTCACTTTTGGTGATGTTTGCAATAAGATTTGTGTATTTAGTAATGATCTTAAGGGCTATTTTTCAAAGAACGGCTTTGAACAAATGTGTATTAATTATGCAAATGAGAGGCTGCAGCAACATTTCAACCGACAATTATATAAGCTTGAGCAGGAGGTGAGCATCTCAAGTGCAATGTAGCATTAAGGTTACTTAGTGTCAGGCTACATGTTATGACTAAACGTTTGAATTGTGACAATCCTTTTACTTCAGGAATGTGAATTGGATGGGGTTGATTGGACTAAAGTTGATTTTCAAGACAATCAAGAATGCTTGAATCTATTTGAGAAGGTATTTCATTGATTTAAGCCTTCTATATCATTGACCTGCTAATTTTTCGTCACAAGTTCATTAGATTCATCTTCACTGTATAGTATATATGACATTCAAATCAACTCGTATAATTTATGACAATGAGGGGTTGTGCCTTTACATGTTTGCTTTACCTTGATTTGAATGCTTATGATATCTTAATAGAGTTCCACATTGCATGATGGCTATAAAAGCTATGAATTTGGTGGTATTAGTCTTCTGTTTtctgtatatttttttaaagaaacacTTCAATAGCTCAGCTGGAGGAAAACCCCTCAACTATCCATTTCACTTGTAATGTTCTAATTGATTCTTAATTGTAAAATTCATTGGGCGCTCTTCTCCCATTGCAAAGTAAGAAGGGTGCTTTTCTGAAGTGATCAAAGTATTTGCCTCTTTCGTTAAAGCCATTATGTGAATCTGGTGGATTTCGTTATCAAGTATGTGGCCAGCTCTTCTACTGAGCTTGAACTTTGTATCACCTTTAATGCTCATTATTATGCAGACGAGTCTTTCTGCAGCCAGAAGGAGTTTTGCATCTGACAATACTGCTGGTCAACCTGGAAGACTAGGTTCTGTTTCATCACCCCGCTACGATTCTGAAGAAGCCACATCTTTGGGACCTGGAACTCCTGGTGCAAGCACACCCTTTAATGGAGCAGGGTGTCAGGCTAACGGCAGTTCAAATGCAGTCAGCAATCTGTTGAGGGAATTTGAGCAGTGGAGACAGATATTCGGCGATGATACAAAAACCTGAACACCGCTTTGAGTCCTGGACGAAAGAGTACAAGGCAAGATTACGGGAGACAAAGACAAAGCTTCATAAAATTTGGCACACAGGAGGAAAAGCGACGGAGAAAATGGTGGGGAAAGATAGGCTCAAGAGCATTGTAATATCTTGTTTTAGATGATCAATCACCGTCTCATGATGGACCAAGAAGGAGATACCTAAGAGGATGATTGAAGAAAGGAACCTTCTCAGTAAGCTACCTCTCCTTCTTCATTAGCTTCTCCTCTGTTTACATACATGGCATCACAGATCGGTGAATTTGGTGTGGGgtagtatttttttttggtaaactggATTTATAACCAGGGCAAAGCCAATAAAGATACAAGGGAGATCAAAGCAAGGACCAACCCACAAACATAACATAATAAACTACAACAGAGTGACAAAGGGAATAAAGACCCGACACAAACCACAACTTTGTGTCACCCTAAATCCTGCCATTGAAAGTGGAATcacataaacttaaaattaCTTCCTTTGAATCAGATTCCATAATGATTTTGTCTAGCTCCAAGTTCTTGGCAGGCATACATCCCTCCAAAATTGCCTTAGCCTCCGCCACTTGAACGCTTGAAGCCGAAATACATAATTTCCTTGCAGCAACAAACTTACCATTCAAATCTCGAATCACTATTGCAACATTTCCTTTCTTCGTTGTAGCATTCCAGCTAGTGTCCACATTTACTTTAAACAAAGACCGATCAAGAGGAGACCAAGCATATATGGGTTGAGAATTACCTTCTAGATTTCCATGGTTGTCTGAACTTGTCCGCATCCCGCTTATAGCCCTTTGAGTTCTCTTAGTAGCCTCCATAAAAGCAGCATAAGCACATCTAATCTTGTGAATAACCTGCAAAGGTGACACACTCTTTTGATTGAAAATAGCATTACATCTCTCTTTCCAAATACTCCAACAAGTGAACGCCACTTGTGACAAAATTCATGTTTTATCCTACTTATTGCccatgatatgcacaattaAAAAGTGCAACGAATTATTAAAAGTATCAATTTCATGTTTATTCACCTTATAGTTAAGTTGTTCTCCAAACCAGACAGATTCAACCAATGgacaaagaaaaaacatatgCTCCATAGTCTCCTCTTACTCATTACAAATGGGGCATAATGGAGAGTCAGCAACACGTCTCTTAAAGAGGGCCAACCTTGTAGCAAGAGCTCTATGGAGAACTCTCCACATAAAAGTGCGAATTTTAGGAGGGGTTTCCAGCTTCCAGATGCATTTCCAGACTTGGCAACTAATTTATGCCTGGAGGAAGAGCTCCGGTTTCGATTAGACTCCTTATCATGAATCCAATGATAACCCGATTTCATCGTATAGACACCCCTTTTCTCCAAAGGCCAAATTAATCTATCATTACAGGAAGGATCCCcaatttgtatttcttttatCTCATTAAGCTCCCTCTGAGAGATGCAAGAACTAATGGGTTGAAGATCCCATTCTTGAGAGGAAGGCCGAGTTATAGAAGCAACATTTTGGTTTGGGTTTATATTAGAATCCTCACAAGGATTAGGATGCCCATTTTGTAATGAAGGAATCCATCGATCGACCCATAACCGTATTGTTTCACCATTCATCACCTGCCATTGAGCATTGCCCAATAAAATCTCTCTCCTTTCCAATAAGCTTGCCCAAGCCCACGAAGCTCTACTTCCTTTTTTTAGCTTCCAGAAATGATGAATTCAGAAAGTATTTTGCCTTCATAACTCTCACCCATAAGGATTCCGGCTCCATCACCATTCTCCAACATTGTTTAGCCAACAAAGCCACATTAAACTCCTGTAAGTTCCTGAAACCCAAACCTCCCTCTTGTTTTGGCAAACCTAATACATCCCAACTAACCCAGCGAATCTTTTTATCATCATAATTTTGTCCCCACCAAAACCCAGCCACAAGAGTCAAATTCTTTACAGATACTAGCaggaaatttaaaaatattcattGGGTAAACTGGTACAGCTTGAGCAACCGCTTTAATAAGCATCTTCTTTCCCGCATGAGACAACAACTTCTGTTTCTATCCCTGGATTTTCCTTAATAATCGATCCTTAATATACCCCAAAGCTTGACGTTTAGACCTACCCAAAATTGTTGGCAAACCAAGATAAGTACCAGGATTACCAACAATTTGCATTCCAATAGCACCCTATTCTTCCATTACATTTCTTGGGGTATTAGCACTGAGATACATACTTGATTTATTAAGACTAACTTGCTGGCACGAAGCATCACAATAAGCatttaaaatcttaataatGTTCCTGCAATTTTGTTGATTGGCCTGGAGAAAAATCAAGGTATCATCCGCAAAGAACATATGCAAAATACTTGGACAATTTGAACTAATTTTAATTCCTTCAATATAATCCAAATCCACAGCTTTTTGAATTAGCAAAGCAAGAACATCACTTACAAACAAGAAAAGGTAGGGTGAGAGAGGATCCCCTTGCCGAAGTCCACGAGAAGGAAGAAATTTCCTACCAGGTATGCCATTGATTATAACGGAGAAATCAACAGTAACCACACACTTCATAATTAAATCAATTCATCTTCGATTGAACCCCATGTTGACCATaacctcctccaagaaatctcACTCCACACGATCGTAAGCTTTATTCATATCCAACTTTATACCCAGTTCAAACTTTCTCTTAGTTCTTCTTAGTTTCATGAAATGGAAATCTCATGGGCAATCAGAATATTATCTTGAATATGCCGGCCTGCTACAAAAGCATTATGCAATGGAGAAATTAACTTCGGTAAGAGGGGTTTAAGACGATTGGCTAAGATTTTAGAAAGTACCTTATAAGAAAAGTTGCACAGGCTAATGGGATTGAATTGAGCAACAGACTCCGGATTCGGAACCTTTGGGATCATGTGAACAGAAAACTAGGGACTTCCCTAAATGCTTTCAGCCGTTATTTCTTAATTGATTAGTTGTCGTAGTTTGTGTATAATCTGTTGGCATTGATGTAATGTGCTAGTATAGATCTTGTTATTGAAGATGTGGAAAATATATGTTCATATTGCCTGTGTATGAAGTGATTAGTACCTACTTTTCCaatgtgtttttttatttttaatttttttattatctttctaACAGCAGTTTACATTATATAattgttgttattattattattctatattcAACTTCTTAGcaatatgtttggatgagggattTTGGTGCCTAGGATTGTATTGGATTGGATAACTTGTAAATTTAAAGTATAGCTAGAGGGTAAAGGTGaatgaatgtaaattttgaggGGATTAGAAGCGATCACACGTGAAGGATGAGTAATTTATCTTCTGACTTGGGGTAGCTAAAGGGCTTGAGAAATCTGCGTCCTCCTTACACTAAAGTTTGATATCTCCCTCTCATTattaaattagattaaaatACCGCTCGAATAAAAGAAAGGATACAAAGTAATTCTGAAATGATGGAACTAGGAATATTAGGTTTACAGTTATAGAATTGATACACAAAATTTTCCACTCAATTACATTCTCCCAAACAAGATTAATGATTACTAATTAGAGGAACTGAACATTAATTTTTATGACCCTTCCTTCCCAGTCACAATCGTTTTATTAGTAAATGCGGACTGGCTGAAGTTGGGCTCAAGATGATAAGAATAGTTTGCTGATGATGATAAAAGAGAAATTGGCGTATGGGACCTTTAGTGTTTCACCAAAAAGAATGTCATGAATTTATCGATTGGATAAATGTCAAGGGATCCAAGATTTTCCATGCTTTGCAAGTAATGAAAACCTGACCAAATTGATATCAATAAAAAACCCAAATGAAT includes:
- the LOC126631058 gene encoding uncharacterized protein LOC126631058 — translated: MEHMFFLCPLVESVWFGEQLNYKVIHKIRCAYAAFMEATKRTQRAISGMRTSSDNHGNLEGNSQPIYAWSPLDRSLFKVNVDTSWNATTKKGNVAIVIRDLNGKFVAARKLCISASSVQVAEAKAILEGCMPAKNLELDKIIMESDSKEVILSLCDSTFNGRI
- the LOC126631056 gene encoding myosin-2-like isoform X7; translation: MLSLLAAVLWLGNISFQAIDNEKHVEVLADEGNCCKKVGKCCTGRSISILGIYGFESFQNGFEQMCINYANERLQQHFNRQLYKLEQEECELDGVDWTKVDFQDNQECLNLFEKTSLSAARRSFASDNTAGQPGRLGSVSSPRYDSEEATSLGPGTPGASTPFNGAGCQANGSSNAVSNLLREFEQWRQIFGDDTKT
- the LOC126631056 gene encoding uncharacterized protein LOC126631056 isoform X1, with the translated sequence MYPDVPPGGAVAYPTRPGYRKFGDVRATQLIVEVAAARDQHHYDESQLGKRMPAYGGMKSIYTAGPLPVASKDSVVKLAEKDGPGVFVLPMAAQAHLPPPMAQASAPGGPAPSWRTSSFTKDDNGGGQWPAAAGSGSDHIILRDLPADGARAVEFVRDLLHQAAANDPYSGGQLWVRLNVKRASEYKYLNQSDCLEIDGVGDARKFHILLEVLMLFKSVRKIKNTCFHCWPQCYGWETYHFKQLTMRSMWKCWLMKAIVARKWGNAVLGDPSVYLVFTGLSHSRTALNKCVLIMQMRGCSNISTDNYISLSRRNVNWMGLIGLKLIFKTIKNA
- the LOC126631056 gene encoding uncharacterized protein LOC126631056 isoform X3, encoding MYPDVPPGGAVAYPTRPGYRKFGDVRATQLIVEVAAARDQHHYDLGKRMPAYGGMKSIYTAGPLPVASKDSVVKLAEKDGPGVFVLPMAAQAHLPPPMAQASAPGGPAPSWRTSSFTKDDNGGGQWPAAAGSGSDHIILRDLPADGARAVEFVRDLLHQAAANDPYSGGQLWVRLNVKRASEYKYLNQSDCLEIDGVGDARKFHILLEVLMLFKSVRKIKNTCFHCWPQCYGWETYHFKQLTMRSMWKCWLMKAIVARKWGNAVLGDPSVYLVFTGLSHSRTALNKCVLIMQMRGCSNISTDNYISLSRRNVNWMGLIGLKLIFKTIKNA